One stretch of Amycolatopsis tolypomycina DNA includes these proteins:
- the hppD gene encoding 4-hydroxyphenylpyruvate dioxygenase — MTQTAEPQGALDDVSYDQLRQLVGLVDHDASTDPFPVKAMDAVVFIAGNATQTAWYYQIAFGMQLVAYSGPETGVYERKSYVLKSGSARFVITGGVKPDSPLLDHHRKHGDGVIDLALETTDVDKCVEHARAQGATILEEPHDVSDEHGTVRVAAIATYGETRHSLVDRSRYNGVYLPGYEPRESTIKRPEGAPKRLFQAVDHCVGNVELGKMDYWVDWYHRVMGFVNMAEFVGDDIATEYSALMSKVVSNGNHRVKFPLNEPAVAKKKSQIDEYLEFYDGAGCQHIALATNDIIATVTAMRAAGVEFLDTPDSYYDDPELRARIGNVRVPIEVLKEHSILVDRDEDGYLLQIFTKPIGDRPTVFYELIERHGSLGFGKGNFKALFEAIEREQERRGNL; from the coding sequence CCCGTTCCCGGTCAAGGCCATGGACGCGGTGGTGTTCATCGCCGGCAACGCCACCCAGACCGCCTGGTACTACCAGATCGCGTTCGGGATGCAGCTCGTCGCGTACTCCGGTCCCGAAACCGGCGTCTACGAGCGCAAGTCCTACGTGCTGAAGTCCGGCTCGGCCCGGTTCGTCATCACCGGCGGCGTGAAGCCGGACTCGCCGCTGCTCGACCACCACCGCAAGCACGGCGACGGCGTCATCGACCTGGCGCTCGAGACCACCGACGTCGACAAGTGCGTCGAGCACGCCCGCGCGCAGGGCGCGACCATCCTCGAGGAGCCGCACGACGTCTCCGACGAGCACGGCACGGTCCGTGTGGCGGCCATCGCGACCTACGGCGAAACCCGCCACTCGCTGGTCGACCGGTCGCGCTACAACGGCGTCTACCTGCCCGGCTACGAGCCGCGCGAGAGCACGATCAAGCGGCCCGAGGGCGCGCCGAAGCGGCTGTTCCAGGCCGTCGACCACTGCGTCGGCAACGTCGAGCTCGGCAAGATGGACTACTGGGTCGACTGGTACCACCGCGTCATGGGCTTCGTGAACATGGCGGAATTCGTCGGCGACGACATCGCGACCGAGTACTCGGCGCTGATGAGCAAGGTCGTCTCGAACGGCAACCACCGGGTGAAGTTCCCGCTGAACGAGCCCGCCGTGGCGAAGAAGAAGTCGCAGATCGACGAGTACCTCGAGTTCTACGACGGTGCCGGCTGCCAGCACATCGCGCTGGCCACCAACGACATCATCGCCACGGTCACCGCGATGCGCGCGGCCGGCGTCGAGTTCCTCGACACGCCGGACTCCTACTACGACGACCCCGAGCTGCGCGCCCGGATCGGCAACGTCCGCGTGCCGATCGAGGTGCTCAAGGAGCACAGCATCCTGGTCGACCGCGACGAGGACGGCTACCTGCTGCAGATCTTCACCAAGCCGATCGGCGACCGCCCGACCGTGTTCTACGAGCTGATCGAACGGCACGGCTCGCTGGGCTTCGGCAAGGGGAACTTCAAGGCGCTGTTCGAGGCGATCGAGCGGGAGCAGGAGCGCCGCGGCAACCTCTGA